The Desulfonatronovibrio magnus genomic interval AAAATTAATAAAAATCGTATCTGTTTAGCGCTTTTAAGGAAAGCAGGGACAGGCACTCCGGGACCCACTTGATCATCAATTTGTGCTCAAAATGACTCATTTTTGGGACAAGAGGGTCCCGGAAGAGCCAGTCCCCCTCCGGGCTGTATGCCTCCGGGCAGGAAGCCGTGCCACATCCAAAGCGCTAAACAGATACTAAAAATCAAATCTTGACCTGTAAGTTAGCCTCGCTGCTGCAAAGTCTTATAAAAGCCCTCCTTTGTTTATGCGTAAAATCCTTTAACAGCCTGTTGAAAAAGTCCTTATTGAACGGCCTGTTAAAGCTTAAATTTCTTTTCCAGCCTGACCCCAGTTCTTTGCAAAGTTTCTAAGGAAGGACTGCCATTTTCATCCCAGCCTCTGATCTGGTAATAATCCTTAAGCAGATATTTCATGTCATCCTCTGTAATGTGGTGTCCTTTATGCGGGCCGCTGGGCAGTGGTTCTTCCACAAAACGCTGGGGCAGTCTTTCATCCCTTATGTCCATTCCTTCTCTTAAGTTAAAAATCCGGGTTACATTCCAGATCCTCTCGCCAAGTTCATCAAAAAATGATGCCTGTATATCACTGCCTGTTGCAGCGTTTAAGAGCAAAGCATAAGTTTCAGGGCTTACCCCCATGGCTCCAAAGTCGCATTTCACCAGACAATCAGTTCCAGCGAGATAATTCTGCAGAGAAAAGACCAGCTCGGCCTTGCCTTCCAGCTCCAGGGCCTTGACCGGCTTTCCTTTCCATTCCATACCTGTGGATTCATATCCTGCTGGAAATCCTCGCTGATGACAGGCTCCTCTATCAGCAGTCATATAGGCCAGGCCCATACCTGGAGTGCCTCTGGGTCCCCAGGCAGGCATTTCCATGCCTTTGACATGAATAGCCAGGTGTTCAGCCTCTGGACCAAGCTCCTGGGCAGCACGTTTCACCCCTTGGGAAAGCAGTCTCCCGAGATGACCTTTTCCAAAGGCAATCATTTCAATCAAATCAGCTGCAGCTTTGGCATTGCCGAATTCCAGTTTCAGATCATCTTTAGATTCGATGAGTCCTTTTTCAGCTGCTTCAAAAGCAAAACTTATGCATGCCCCGGCTGATATGGTATCTACACCCAGCTCATCGCAAAGCCGGTTTAAGTGGGCTACAGCCCTGGGATCTCCTATTTCAAGGTTGGTTCCCAGCATGGCTGCAGTCTCATACTCCACAATATCGGTTACAAAAGAAGCATATCTCCCGGTTCGGACAGCTCCCATCTGAGAGCAGGCTATGGGACAGCCGAAACAGGCAGATCTGGAAAGCCAGAGTTTTTGGGATTGTCCCTTGTCTCCAAGTTTTGCAGCCAGGGGGGAAGTGCCATCGGAAAAGTTTCTGGATGGAATCAAACCTGTTTCATTGGCAAATTCAACCGACCCGGCAGTACCTGTAGCCATGAGCCCCTGACAATCCAGACTGTCATAGATCTCTTTGTTAGCCCTGCTTAAAGCCAGGTTGAACTTTTTGTGGTCATGGATTTTGACCAGTTTGTTACCTTTGAGAGCTATGGCCTTGAGATTTTTTGAGCCCATAACAGCGCCTGCTCCGCCGCGTCCTGCCTGTCGGTTGGTTTCACAGCAGATCAGGGCAAAAGGAACCTGGTTTTCTCCGGCAGGTCCTATGGTGGCAATTTTAAAATTATCATCACCCAGTTTGGCCTTGATGCTCTGATTGCTTTTAATGGCATCCTGTCCCCAGATATCATGGGCTGGCACTAAACCTGGGCCGTTATGATCAATCTGAAGAAAAACCGGATCAGGCGACTTTCCGGTAAATATCAGGGCATCATACCCGGCATACTTTATTTCCGGACCAAAATAGCCGCCAAAATATGAGTCCAGAAATGTATTGGTTAGGGGGGACTTGGTGACTACGCAGGCCCTCATGGCCGGAGCCAGGGTTGCAGTCAAAGGACCGGTCAGAAACATAAGTGCGTTTTCAGGGCCGAGGGGATCAGCTTTTTCCGGAACAATATCCAGAAGCATTCTGGCTCCCCAGCCTTTGCCACCAAGATAGTCATCAAACATCCAGGCAGGCGGCTCGAAAGCATTAAAACTTCCCCTGCTCAGTTCTATATGCAGTATCTGGTTCATATATGATTGTGCCATCTTACTCTCCACTTTGCCTGTTTTCTTGTCCAAGTTCCAGGGCTCCAAAAGGACAGACCTGAACACATTGCGGGTTGCCCTGACACAAGTCACACTTATAGGCCTTCTGGGTTTCCAGATCCCTGTGGATTACTCCAAGAGGACAGTATTGACTGCACAGCCTGCAGGAGATGCACTTTTTTTGATCAATAACTACAGCCTGTGTCTGTTCATCTCTATAAATGGCCTTTACCGGACAGACCTTCATGCACATGGCATTCCGGCACTGCTGACACACTACAGGGATATGAGCCAGATTTTCCCATAAATGCCTTATAATCAGCATCCCCTTATTGGGATTGTATCCTCCGAACACATGCATGGAACATGCAGTTTTGCATAATGCACAGCCTGTACAAAGATCAAAGTGGGTACGAATGAATACTTGTGGTTTTGTTTGTTCCATGATTTTCCTGCAAAAAGTCGGGAAAAAATTATTCAGCAAAAAACATCTCCATAACTCTTTGTCTTTACTGACTCCTGACCCCTGCCTGCCCGGTTAAACAAATCCGAAGGATTTCCTGCAAAGCAGGGTTTAACAGGGCCTGCCCCGTGAAACAGCCCGCAGGGCTCCCTGTCGAAGACAGGGGTTTCACTGGGGACACCTGACTGCTGTGGCTGCAAAAATATTTTTTGCAGCCAAATCTTCCATGCAGGGCTCTTGAAAAAAATAATCCAAGGGCTAATGCCTGAGCAGACACCAGCCCCTGGATTGAACTTAGTTTTTTTTACTGATTTAATGCAGCTTCAAATACCGGCAGTGCAGGCTGACCATCAGCTGTAGTTATGCCTTCAAGCCATCCCTGGTATACTTCGGGATTATTTCTGAGCCATACCAGCCCGGCATCCAGATGTTCCATGGTATTGTCTTCATGAAGCATAGTCATGGCTTCATTGACCATATCAATGGGAACCAGATAGTTTTCCAGGAAGCTGTTTACCATGGGATGATCATCAGCAAAGCCATTCCTAACGTTAATATAGACTGTAGCAGTACCGTCATTTTCTCCAAAAGTAGTTTCATCACTGCCCTTCAGATATTCCATATCAATAATATTGTTCATCCAGTGCGGTGACCAGCCCAGAAAAACGATCCATTGATTGTTTCTGGTATAACTCTGAACCTGTGAAAGCATCCCTGTCTCACTGGAAGGAATTATGTCAAAATCCCCAAGGCCGAACATGTTTTCTGCAATCATCATTTCAATGACTTCATTGCCGTCATTACCTTCTTCAATGCCGTAGATCTTATAATCCAGCTTGTCTGCAAATTTGGCAATATCTTCAAAGTGCTGCAATCCGCCTTCATATACATAACGAGGTACTGCCAGGGTGTACTTTGCGTTTTCCATAATGGGGTCCATCTGAATAACCCTGCCGCTTTCAAAATGAGGGGTGGCAATACCGCTCATGGTAGGCATCCAATTACCCAGGAATACATCCGCTTCGTCAGTTGCCAGGGCCTGGTAGGCAATGGGCACGGACAGCATCATGCTCGAGGCTCTATACCCAAGATTATCAAGAATAAATTCAGCAACTTCAGTTTTAACTGTTACACAGGTCCAGGGAACATATACAAAGCGAACTTCCTTGGATGCAAAAGCCTTGGATCCCATTATTATTGTCAGTAAAAAAAATACCATTACCATTAGTCTCATCAGTCGTTTTTCCATTTTTAAACTCCTTGTTATCTGGTTAAAAATAAGTTTGGCCCTGTGTCGTCCTGGTGGGACGCTTCAAAAAAAACTGGACCCCGAATCAAGTTCGGGGTGACGGTTAAAGAAAGTACTTACTCATTTCCGTCATTCCGGCGAAAGCCGGAATCCAGGTTTTGATGGGTGTAATTTACTTGCGTTATTTCTCGTGCCTGTAAAAATTCAGGTTTGAGGCGGGCAGAGGAGTGTTGCCAAGAATAATATCAGCGGCTTTTTCCCCAATCATCAGTACCGGCGCACATATGTTTCCGTTGGTAATTTCAGGCATGACAGATGCGTCAACTACTCTTAAGCCCTCAATTCCATGCACTTTTAACTCACTGTCTACAACAGACATGTCATCATAGCCCATCTTGCAGGTGCAACTGGGATGATAGGCGCTTTCACCTTCTCTCGCTACAAAATCCAGGATCTGTTCATCGGTCTTGATATCCGGTCCTGGGGATAATTCTTTATCACGCAGTTCATCAAAGGCCTTCTGATTAAATATTCTGCGGGAACATTTGATGGCTTCAACCCACTCCTTGCGATCCTTTTCTGTGGAAAGGTAATTAAACAGGATCTTAGGGTATTTTGTAGGATCATTGGAGGTAATTTTTACATGTCCTTTGGCGTCACTGTACATTGGTCCCACGTGAAGCTGAAATCCGTGTCCCTCACTCGGAGCTGAGCCATCATAGCGAATGGCAATGGGCAGAAAATGAAACTGAAGATTGGGATACTCCACTTCATCATTGCTGCGGATAAACCCTCCAGCCTCAAAATGATTGCTTGCTCCAATACCCTTTTTGGCAAAAAGCCATTCAAGGCCGATTTTGGGCATGTTCCAGGGTTTAAGGGCTGGATAGAGGCTGACTGGTTTTTTGGCAGCGCACTGGATATATGTTTCTAAGTGGTCTTTAAGATTCTCACCGACTCCGGGCAGATTCATCACCACTGGTATTCCAAGTGCCTTAAGTTCTTGTGCATTTCCAATGCCTGAAAGCTGTAGAAGTTGGGGTGAATTTATGGCACCCCCGCAGCAGATTATTTCAGAAGCATGTGCTGTGTACTTATTTTTGCCTTTTTTATATTCAACACCAACAGCCTTTTTGCCTTTGAATAATATCCTGGTGGTCAGGGCCTTGGTAACAACCTTGAGGTTGGAACGATGCATGGCCGGGTGGAGATAGCCCCTGGCTGTACTCCAGCGCCTGCTGCGATAGGTAGTACTTTCAAACCTGGCAAAGCCTTCCTGCTGATACCCGTTGACATCTTTGGTCAAGGGATAACCTGCCTGTTGAACTGCCTTGAAAAAGGCATCAAACAACGGATTGTCACACTTGGGTGTAGTCAGGTACTGACGACCGTTATCACCCTGATAAGCATCAGCACCTTTAAGCCTGTATTCCATTTTTTTGAAATAAGGCAGGCAGTGGGCATAATCCCAGTTTTCAAGGCCTTTGATGGCCCCCCACTTTTCATAATCCATGGCATTGCCGCGAATATGGATCATGCCGTTGATGGAACTTGAACCACCAAACACTTTACCTCTGGGCTGGGCAATGCGCCGGTTATGCATAAAAGGCTCCGGCTCTGATTCATACCCCCAGTTATAAAAATTGTTTGTCAGATTGAAGGACAAAGCAGAAGGCATGTGAATCCGGAAATCTAAGCGGTGGTCCCTGCGGCCCGCCTCCAGAACCAGCACTTTTCTGTCCGGATCAGCACTGAGTCGGTTAGCGAGAATGCTTCCGGCAGTTCCTGCGCCAATTATAATGGTGTCATATTTTTTTGTCATTTAAGTCTCCGTAATTTTATGTATTTGTTTGTGTGCTCACTTTTTTCCTTAATATCAGATAATGATAGCTGATGTATGATTTGGCCTTGATGGGATCTGAAGCAGCAATCTCTTTCGCAGTATGCTGCCAGTTCTCCACTGCGTAGGCCCTGTACTCAGCATCTTCATACAGGGCATTATCCATGGAACTGAAGCCAAGCTGAATGGCCCGCATTATCCATTCAAAAATTGGATTTTTCGTCATCTGGGCAAAAAGGATATTCAGCTCCCTGTCTAACTCCACCAGGCTTTCAAGAGACTGACCATCGGCTTTGACAGTTTCAGCCAACATGTCAGTCTTTTCAATAAGCATTTCTTTTTCTTTTTTTGTGCCCCTGGCAATGGCCAGGTCAGTTATTACATAGTCCAGGCTTTCTCGAAATTCGATAATCTGCATGGAATCTGTCTGGTTTTGCCTCAAAAAAAGAGCAAACGATTCACTGACATTTACTACTTCAAGATTCTTGACGTAAGCCCCACCCTTAGACCCCTTGAGTATGTCGATGAGGCCCTTCTGCTTCAGAACCTGAAGGGCTTCCCTGACAACACCACGACCTGTCTTAAACAGGTTTTGCAGCTCTCGTTCACTGGGGAGTCTTTGCCCTGGAGTGATCTTGCCGGCAAGAATTGCGGCCTGGATCTGCAGGGCAATGTCTTCACCTGCACGCCCTGCTTTTACAGGCTCAAAAAGATTATTAGTCATCATTCAGGCTTAATGGACCTACCATTTTATTGGGCGTTAAAGTTTTTTTGTGCATAGAAAAGAATGATTCAGGGCTTATTATGACCAGGAATTGAGGCCAGAGCGCATGATTGAGAGCTTTTTTGGCTCAAATGGTAAGACCATTCTATACAATAATCATACGTTGTCAACCATCAAAGTATGTTGATTTTTGAATTTAAGGGAATTAAACTGCGCTTACTTATATGCGCCTCGCATGGGGACCCTGGACGAACTTGTGAGTAACTTATATCCACTCGTTTCCAGGCTGGAGCCTTGGAACAAGAACAATAAGGAAGTGATCATTTAGATCAAACCTCCCCCAACCCCTCCTTGAAAAGGAGGGGAGTAGTCCGTGCTGTGCTCTAAATACTACAGGGTTGTGCTACATCAACCATCTGAAATAATAGGCATAAAATTGTAGTTACTTAGCAGCTCCTCACCCGGGTGTCCCGGGACCGAACTTGTGAGTAACTGCCTTGATAAGTGGAGCCTGCATCCTGCAGACTATTTAATTCAAGGCGGCTGGAAGCCGCCTCCACATTGAAGAACAGTCCCATATCTGAAAATTGGGACAGTCCCCGCGAGGAAACATTAAAAAGTTTGATACTGCATTGGTTTCTGGCAAAAATCGGTTTTAATGAAAAAATTTACATAGCGAGGGACAGTCCCCCTCCGGGCTGTAAGCCTCCGGGCAGGAAGCTGTGCCATGCGCAAAGTTCCCATCTTTGACGGAACTTTTCATTCGTTCACAGGCTTCAGCTTAGTGATGTTTTGCTCTCGCTACTTTAATCACTTCATTAAAATGTGGCTGGTGCTACCAAAAAGCGATGCTCTCAGGCTGGGTTCTAAGTACAAGAGCTGAAAGAACCTTCCGGAAAATGGTCTTGCTAACACTGCTCAAAAGAATTAGCATAATCCTTCACGTTGACTGTGAATCAATACTATAGACAACTATTTCAGGTTTTCCATGCAAAATGCCAGACAACCCATAAACAGATGGTTAGACCGACTTGATCCGGATGGTTCAAGATACCTTTTCAATGGTATATGTTCTCAATGGGAACAGATAGTTGGCCCTGAAGTTGCGCAAATGGTCAGCCCGTTGGCTCGAAAAAATAAAACCCTGATCTTAGGGGCTGAGGACAACTTTGTTTTGCAGGAGTTTACATTTATGTCTCAAGAAATTGTGGACAGAGTAAACGAGTTTTGCGGATCTGTTTTTTTTGACAAGGCCCATGTAGAACTGCTAAAGGGCAGAACTCCACTTGATCAGATACAGGTTTTAAAACCTGCAGTTAAGACAAAAGCTAAAAAGCCGCCAAACCTTGGTAAGCTCGGAGACACTGTGCCCAGTGATTCACCTGTCTGGCGCGTATACAGGCAATATGTAGATTTTTTTAACAAGAAAGCGTAAGCAGATAAAACAAATTACCCAATACAATCACCCAAGGAGGACCTTATAATGAGCAATGAGATTAATCTTGATCTGAAAAAACCCTTAGACAAAATGACATCTAAAGAACTTAAGCAGCTTGCCATGGATAAAATCCCCCAGATTACTGGAGCTTCTGGCATGGATAAGGAATCACTGCTTTCAGCCATTAAGGAAGTACTCGGCATAACTGAAGAAGAGGGCTCAGCCAAAAAAGCTTACCAGGACCAGATCAAGTCCATCAAGCAAACTATCAAGGAATTGCAGGCCAAAAAGCTTGATTTACCCAAGAAAGAAAAACAGGCTCGCGAGGCCCTGCGCAAAAAAATTCACAGCCTCAAAAAACGCACCAGACGATTAAGCGCTCATTAGTACTTACTCCTGAAACCCTGTCATAAAAAAACAAGAAATTTTGAACCGCAAAGGCGCGAAGGACTCAAAGTTAAGACTATAAAGAAGATATTTTTTTGAAAACCAGGCATCGGTTTTCAAAAAGTTCTTTCTTCCTTTGCGCCCTTTGCGTCTTGAGTGAGTCTTCGAACGGGCGGTTAAGATATTTTTTTTGACAATAGATTTGAGGCTACCGCCATGGAACCAACAGACAACGAATTTGCACTGTACCCCATAGGTTATGTGGAGTCTGAATTCACAAACAAGAAAGACTGCCCATGCCAGGGCAACAATTCCTGCCCTCCGGCCATAATCCGCATCAAACCACAGTTCAAGCAGGCCATGTCAGGATTGGCTGCTGGTCAAAACATCGTTCTTATTACTTTCCTGAACAGGGGAAACAGAAATGTTCTGCAGTGCCATCCAAGAAATGATAAAACACTGCCCATAACCGGTGTGTTTGCTACTCGAAGCCCCAACAGGCCCAATCCTCTGGGCATGCATCAGGTTGAAATTCTGTCCATGGGAGATGACTTTATCCAGGTTCATCCGCTGGAAGTACTGGATCAGACCCCGGTAGTTGATATCAAGCCTGTATTGGGAACCTCAGAAAAAAATAGGAAGGAAAGCTCAGACTGCAGCGATGTTGCACGCTTTTTTACAGAAGATGAGATTCAAGGTCTTATTAGAATCTCGCGGTATGCCTGCACAAAAGGTTTGCTTAGCGGTTTTAACGGCAATCTGAGCATTAAAAAACAGGACTATGTCCTGATTACTGGCTCTAACAGGCCCAAACCATTTTTATCCGCTCAGGATATGTGTGTTATGAGTCTAAGCTCAGGAACACAAGTGGCAGGAAGTGCAAAAGCTTCTACAGAGGCAGAAATGCATTTGGAGATTTATAGAAATCAATGTGAAGCAGGTGCTGTTGCTCATACCCACCCCAAAAATTTACTGTCCCTCAGCAGGGTAATGGGCAATTTATCTCTGAGTGATATTGAGCTTTATGAGGCAAAACATCTGGCTGGGAAGGTTTGTAATGTGCGGGCTTTTCAGCCAGGCAGCCTGGAACTGGCTCTCGATGTTGGGTCTGCAAGCCTTAAGCATAGTTGCATTTTTATGATCAACCACGGACTGACCTGTTGGGGACAAAGCTTAGAACAGGCTATGGCTTTGAGTGATGAACTTGATGCCCTGGCCGGCATCCAGCTCAACAAGCTAATGACTGATGAAGCAAACTCATCAAAGGGTATTTAAAAACATTCCATCATCCCTAAGGAAAACTTTCCGGATAATTGCAGTTTTACCATTTATATATGGCATTGGGACCGACTCTTCCGGGACCCACTTCCTCAAAAACAAGTCGTTTAAAACATCTTTTGACTCTCAAATAAGCCCCGGAATGCCTGTCCCCTGCTTTTTCCCGAAAAAAACAAACTGTTAATCTCGATAAAATCTCTCAAGGCTAAAGATTTGCCTTTTGATACTCATAAATAAAAGTCGCGTATTCTTCATAACTGCCGAATGAAATCTCCTGCTCTCCAAAATCTCCGGTCAGGGTCAGATTGAAAACCTTGGAACCGCTGGAGCTGTCCATTTTTTCAGTTTTTCCTTTTATTTCAGACAAAGGAATCTTTTTGCTGAAAAACAACCATTGAGGAATTGAAACCGCCTTGTTCTGTGCGTCAAATTTGGCCTGACCCATGCTGACCTCCCTTAGATTAAGTTAGTAAAAAATATAATTGATAAAACATTAACCCTACCAATTTAAAGTTTTCTTCCAGGCCTTTGCCAAATCAGAAATTCTGGCGGACATGAGCAATTTTTCTCCGCTTTGAACCTTAAGCTCATCAGCTGATATTGTTTCACCAATGCAGGCCCATATCTGTCCGGAAAACAGTTTTTCAAAATCTGCCCTGTCCTCAGGCCTTACGCTTACCAGAAAACGACTCGCAGATTCACTGTAGAAGAGGTCCGGCCAATAGGCGTTATGATCATCAGCTGGTACCAGATCCATGTCAATGCAAGCCCCCTTTCCGCCGCCTATGGCCATTTCAGTCAAAGCAACTCCGAGCCCACCGTCGGAAAGGTCATGACAGGCAGTTACTAATTTTTTGCGCATGGCCTCATGTAACGTAAGGTATCTTTGCCGGGCTGAAAGTGCGTCTACCTGAGGAACCTGCCCACAATTAACGCCAAGCCTGGAATGGTATTCACTGCCGCCCAGCTCTACCCTGGTCAACCCCAGAATATAAATTGCCTCCTGAGATGACTTGAAGTCAGATGACACGCACAGATTGATATCGTCAATTACACTCATAACGGAAAAAAGCACTGTGGGCGGTATGGATATCCTCATATCTCCGGATACATAATCGTTTTTCATGGAATCCTTTCCTGAAACACAGGGAACCCCATAAGCTCGACAATAGTGAGCCAGGGCCTGATTGGCCCGGACCAGCTGAGCCAGCTTATACCGGCCATCTGGATTTTTATCTGAAACTACAGGATCACACCAGCAAAAGTTATCAACACCGGCCATGTGCCGCAAATTTCCACCTACTGCCACATTATTGCGCACAGCCTCATCAATGGCATTGGCCATCATCCAGTAGGCATCATAATCGCTGTATTTTGGGCAAATGCCATTGGAGATGACCAACCCTGTGTTTTTGGCAAGATCCGGCCTGACAACTGCAGCATCACCTGGACCATCAGCATTCACTCCCATTAGTGGTTTAATGACGCTGCCACCCTGCACTTCATGATCATATTGCCTGATGATATATTCCCTGGAACAGATATTGAGCCTGCCAAGCATTTCAGACAAAAATTCACCTGATTCCTGAACACCTTTTTGAATGACCTGTTCAGGAAAGACAGGCTTTTGCCATTCAGCCTCCAGCTTCATCTGGGACAAACCATTGTGTAGAAAATCCATTTCAAGACAGGCCACATGCTTTGCACCGTACCTTACCTTGAACATGCCGTCAGAAGTAAAACGACCAAGTACAGTGGCTTCAACATCCAT includes:
- a CDS encoding aldehyde ferredoxin oxidoreductase family protein, coding for MAQSYMNQILHIELSRGSFNAFEPPAWMFDDYLGGKGWGARMLLDIVPEKADPLGPENALMFLTGPLTATLAPAMRACVVTKSPLTNTFLDSYFGGYFGPEIKYAGYDALIFTGKSPDPVFLQIDHNGPGLVPAHDIWGQDAIKSNQSIKAKLGDDNFKIATIGPAGENQVPFALICCETNRQAGRGGAGAVMGSKNLKAIALKGNKLVKIHDHKKFNLALSRANKEIYDSLDCQGLMATGTAGSVEFANETGLIPSRNFSDGTSPLAAKLGDKGQSQKLWLSRSACFGCPIACSQMGAVRTGRYASFVTDIVEYETAAMLGTNLEIGDPRAVAHLNRLCDELGVDTISAGACISFAFEAAEKGLIESKDDLKLEFGNAKAAADLIEMIAFGKGHLGRLLSQGVKRAAQELGPEAEHLAIHVKGMEMPAWGPRGTPGMGLAYMTADRGACHQRGFPAGYESTGMEWKGKPVKALELEGKAELVFSLQNYLAGTDCLVKCDFGAMGVSPETYALLLNAATGSDIQASFFDELGERIWNVTRIFNLREGMDIRDERLPQRFVEEPLPSGPHKGHHITEDDMKYLLKDYYQIRGWDENGSPSLETLQRTGVRLEKKFKL
- a CDS encoding 4Fe-4S dicluster domain-containing protein, whose protein sequence is MEQTKPQVFIRTHFDLCTGCALCKTACSMHVFGGYNPNKGMLIIRHLWENLAHIPVVCQQCRNAMCMKVCPVKAIYRDEQTQAVVIDQKKCISCRLCSQYCPLGVIHRDLETQKAYKCDLCQGNPQCVQVCPFGALELGQENRQSGE
- a CDS encoding ABC transporter substrate-binding protein, giving the protein MEKRLMRLMVMVFFLLTIIMGSKAFASKEVRFVYVPWTCVTVKTEVAEFILDNLGYRASSMMLSVPIAYQALATDEADVFLGNWMPTMSGIATPHFESGRVIQMDPIMENAKYTLAVPRYVYEGGLQHFEDIAKFADKLDYKIYGIEEGNDGNEVIEMMIAENMFGLGDFDIIPSSETGMLSQVQSYTRNNQWIVFLGWSPHWMNNIIDMEYLKGSDETTFGENDGTATVYINVRNGFADDHPMVNSFLENYLVPIDMVNEAMTMLHEDNTMEHLDAGLVWLRNNPEVYQGWLEGITTADGQPALPVFEAALNQ
- the betA gene encoding choline dehydrogenase, with product MTKKYDTIIIGAGTAGSILANRLSADPDRKVLVLEAGRRDHRLDFRIHMPSALSFNLTNNFYNWGYESEPEPFMHNRRIAQPRGKVFGGSSSINGMIHIRGNAMDYEKWGAIKGLENWDYAHCLPYFKKMEYRLKGADAYQGDNGRQYLTTPKCDNPLFDAFFKAVQQAGYPLTKDVNGYQQEGFARFESTTYRSRRWSTARGYLHPAMHRSNLKVVTKALTTRILFKGKKAVGVEYKKGKNKYTAHASEIICCGGAINSPQLLQLSGIGNAQELKALGIPVVMNLPGVGENLKDHLETYIQCAAKKPVSLYPALKPWNMPKIGLEWLFAKKGIGASNHFEAGGFIRSNDEVEYPNLQFHFLPIAIRYDGSAPSEGHGFQLHVGPMYSDAKGHVKITSNDPTKYPKILFNYLSTEKDRKEWVEAIKCSRRIFNQKAFDELRDKELSPGPDIKTDEQILDFVAREGESAYHPSCTCKMGYDDMSVVDSELKVHGIEGLRVVDASVMPEITNGNICAPVLMIGEKAADIILGNTPLPASNLNFYRHEK
- a CDS encoding FadR/GntR family transcriptional regulator encodes the protein MMTNNLFEPVKAGRAGEDIALQIQAAILAGKITPGQRLPSERELQNLFKTGRGVVREALQVLKQKGLIDILKGSKGGAYVKNLEVVNVSESFALFLRQNQTDSMQIIEFRESLDYVITDLAIARGTKKEKEMLIEKTDMLAETVKADGQSLESLVELDRELNILFAQMTKNPIFEWIMRAIQLGFSSMDNALYEDAEYRAYAVENWQHTAKEIAASDPIKAKSYISYHYLILRKKVSTQTNT
- a CDS encoding DUF721 domain-containing protein yields the protein MQNARQPINRWLDRLDPDGSRYLFNGICSQWEQIVGPEVAQMVSPLARKNKTLILGAEDNFVLQEFTFMSQEIVDRVNEFCGSVFFDKAHVELLKGRTPLDQIQVLKPAVKTKAKKPPNLGKLGDTVPSDSPVWRVYRQYVDFFNKKA
- the tsaA gene encoding tRNA (N6-threonylcarbamoyladenosine(37)-N6)-methyltransferase TrmO, yielding MEPTDNEFALYPIGYVESEFTNKKDCPCQGNNSCPPAIIRIKPQFKQAMSGLAAGQNIVLITFLNRGNRNVLQCHPRNDKTLPITGVFATRSPNRPNPLGMHQVEILSMGDDFIQVHPLEVLDQTPVVDIKPVLGTSEKNRKESSDCSDVARFFTEDEIQGLIRISRYACTKGLLSGFNGNLSIKKQDYVLITGSNRPKPFLSAQDMCVMSLSSGTQVAGSAKASTEAEMHLEIYRNQCEAGAVAHTHPKNLLSLSRVMGNLSLSDIELYEAKHLAGKVCNVRAFQPGSLELALDVGSASLKHSCIFMINHGLTCWGQSLEQAMALSDELDALAGIQLNKLMTDEANSSKGI